The segment TATTATCATAGTAGGGATGTCCGGATTGACTTCCTCATATGCCGATGAAGGCGGGATGGTAATCGCATTTTAAATTTATTCGAATCGCTAGGCGGCATATCATGATAAATGGCGCAATTCCGCGCCATTTATCATGATACAACGGGCTCCAGCGATGAGAACTGATTCTGGCCATACACCTGCTCATTATATATATTCTCATTGTATTCACTCTGATAATAAGAAGACTCAAAGAAAGAAGACTGAAGATAAGTTTCCGTCTGCACAACAGGTGGAGAGACTATAAATGGAATCGGTATTACCCCCAGAATCGTCTGAAAGACCGATCCTCTTCTCAGCAGAATTGATTGTCCAGGTCCGAAAAACAGCGGATTAACCGCAGTCATATTATAAACCCCCCCTGCAAAAAAATCTTCCACTATATATAATATGAACCTTAGTTTAATATGCCTTACCCCAATAGACCATATACTTTGCCTCTCTTCCACAGCAAACACATTTATCAGATATATGCTCCTGCTCAAACGGAATGCACCTCGATGTAGTGCCCGCAATTTCCCTGATTTTATCTTCGCATTCCCTGTCACCGCACCACATGGCCTTTATAAACCCTGGTTTATTATCGGCAATATCTTTAAACTGATCCATATCCAAAACCTTATATGTTTTTTTCTCCATATTTGCCTTTGCTTTGTTGTAAAGGGAATCGTGTACATCATCCAGCAGCTCTGCTACTTTCTCTTCAACTTCTTCCATCTTTACAAAAATTTTTTTCCTGCTGTCCCTTCTCACTAAAACCACCTGATCCTTTTCCACATCCTTAGGTCCTACCTCAAGGCGAACAGGTACGCCCTTCATTTCATACTCGCTAAATTTCCAGCCCGGCATCTTATCGCTCGTGTCGATTTTAACCCTTAAAATCTTTGACAATCTATCCTTTATTTCATTTGCCGCTTTTAGCACTCCTTCGATGTGCTGGGAAATAGGTATTATTACAACCTGAACGGGCGCAATTTTAGGAGGAAGTACAAGACCGCTGTCATCCCCGTGTGCCATGATTATAGCTCCTATTATCCTCGTTGACATTCCCCACGATGTTTCACTTGCATACTTAAGCTTCCCATCCTTATCCGTATACTGTATATTAAATACTTTTGCAAAGTTGTCTCCGAAATTGTGGGAAGTTGCTGCCTGAAGAGCTTTGCCGTCATGCATCATCGCTTCTATGGTATATGTGGCCCTCGCCCCTGCAAATTTCTCTTTTTCAGTTTTCTGTCCTTTAATAACAGGCATCGCAAGGTAATCTTTACAAAAGTCCGCATACAGGTTTAACATTTTTATAGTCTCTTCTTCCGCTTCTTTCGGCAATGCATGAACCGTATGACCCTCCTGCCATAAAAACTCCGTCGTTCTTAAGAATGGCCGCGTAGTTTTCTCCCACCTTACAACTGAGCACCACTGGTTATATAATTTTGGCAGATCATTATAGGACTGAACAATCTTTGCATAATGTTCACAGAAAAGCGTTTCAGAAGTAGGACGAACACACAGCCTTTCCGTTAAATGCTCCGTCCCGCCTTGTGTAACCCATGCGACTTCAGGTGCAAAACCTTCGATATGTTCCTTTTCTTTAGCCAAAAGGCTCTCCGGTATGAACATAGGCATATATACATTTTCATGCCCTGTTTCTTTAAACCTTCTGTCAAGCTCCTTCTGTATATTTTCCCATATTGCATA is part of the Clostridiales bacterium genome and harbors:
- the proS gene encoding proline--tRNA ligase: MAKEKKFVEAITSMDEDFAKWYTDIVKKAELADYSSVRGCMVIRPYGYAIWENIQKELDRRFKETGHENVYMPMFIPESLLAKEKEHIEGFAPEVAWVTQGGTEHLTERLCVRPTSETLFCEHYAKIVQSYNDLPKLYNQWCSVVRWEKTTRPFLRTTEFLWQEGHTVHALPKEAEEETIKMLNLYADFCKDYLAMPVIKGQKTEKEKFAGARATYTIEAMMHDGKALQAATSHNFGDNFAKVFNIQYTDKDGKLKYASETSWGMSTRIIGAIIMAHGDDSGLVLPPKIAPVQVVIIPISQHIEGVLKAANEIKDRLSKILRVKIDTSDKMPGWKFSEYEMKGVPVRLEVGPKDVEKDQVVLVRRDSRKKIFVKMEEVEEKVAELLDDVHDSLYNKAKANMEKKTYKVLDMDQFKDIADNKPGFIKAMWCGDRECEDKIREIAGTTSRCIPFEQEHISDKCVCCGREAKYMVYWGKAY